In Actinoplanes lobatus, the DNA window GGGGTGCGTCGCCGATGCGGACCGCGCTGGTACGGCCGGTGTCCAGCACGCAGAACACCCGCCGGTCGCGTTCCGGGCGCCAGGTGCGTACCACCACGTCGTGGGCGCGGGCGCTGGCCCGCCAGTCGATCGACCGGACGTCGTCGCCGATCACGTACTCGCGCAGGTTGTCGAACTCGGTGCCGTGGCCGCGCCCGCGGGTGACCGCCGACCCGTCGACCACCCGCAGCCGGGCCAGTTTCTCCGGCAGGATCCGCCGGGACGGGAAACGCGGCAGCACCCGCAGCGTCCACGGTGGGGTCAGCTTCTCGTTCCACCCCTGGCGGCGCTGTCGGTAGGCGAGCCCGAGCGGCCCCGACGAGCGCAGCGTGACCCGGACCGCGGGCCGGTCGCCGTGCCGGGTCGGGGTCAGCACGGTGGCGACCGTCTTGGCCGCTTTCGGGGTGAGGGTGAGCCGGTGGTACAGCGGGGCGGCGCCGGCCGACGGCACCCAGCTGTCGCGCAGCCGCAGCCGGACCGTACGCCGGCTCGTGTTGGCGACGGTCAGCGTGACCGTGGCGGAGCCGCCCAGCCACACGGTCCGTTCACCGGCCCGCTCCAGGCGGATCCCGGTCAGCGGGCCGGCCGCGGCCGCGTCGAGCAGGGCCAGCAGCAGCGCGAACCCGAACACCGCGGCCAGCGCCAGCCACGGCTGCGGCAGCAGGACCGGCGCGGGCAGGCCCAAGGCGAGCAGCAGCGCGAAGCGCCTGGTGACCATCAGCGGGGCGCCGGGACCGCGGCCAGGACGGTGGCGAGCACACCCTCGACGGTGGCGCCGTCGAGTTCGGCGTCGGCGCGCAGCCGGACCCGGTGCCGCAGGGTGGGTACGGCGAACGCCTTCACGTCGTCGGGGACGACGTAGTCGCGGCCGTTGAGCCAGGCGTTCGCCTTCGACACCGCGAGCAGGGCGGTCGCGCCACGCGGGGAGGCGCCGAGTTCCAGGGCCGGGGCGGTACGGGTGGCCCGGCACAGGTCGACGATGTAGGCGATCACCGGGTCGGCGACGGCGACGCGCTGGACGGCGTACCGGCCGGAGATCAGGTCGGCGGGCCCGGCCACCGGCTGGATGCCGACCGATTTCAGGTCCCGCGGGTCGAAGCCGCGGTGGTGGGCGCGCAGGATGTTGAGCTCCTCGTCGCGCTGCGGCAGCGGCACCGACAGTTTCAGCAGGAACCGGTCGAGCTGGGCCTCGGGCAGCGGGTAGGTGCCCTCGTACTCGATCGGGTTCTGGGTGGCGGCGACCAGGAACGGCTGCGGCAGTGGCCGCGGGTTGCCGTCGATGGTGACCTGCCGTTCCTCCATCGCCTCCAGCAGCGCGGCCTGGGTCTTCGGCGGCGTCCGGTTGATCTCGTCGGCGAGCAGCAGGTTGGTGAAGACCGGCCCGGCCCGGAAGTTGAACGCGGCACTGTGCGCGTCGTAGATCAGTGAGCCGGTGACGTCGCCGGGCATCAGGTCGGGGGTGAACTGGACCCGTTTGGTGTCCAGGTCCAGTGCGGTCGACAGGGCCCGGATCAGCAGCGTCTTCGCGACACCGGGTACGCCTTCGAGCAGCACGTGGCCGCCGCACAGCAGCGCCACCAGGACCCCGTTGACCACCGCGTCCTGGCCGACGACGGCTTTGCCGACCTCGGCGCGCAGCCGGCTCAGCGCCTCGCGCGCGTGCGGGGAATCGGTTGTCACGAGGGGTCTCCTTCTTCGGGGTGGGTTCCGGTCACGTCGCGGACCAGGCCTTGCAGCAGGGTGGCGGCCTCGACCAGGTCGCTGTTGGACTCCGGCGGATCGCGGTCGAGGATGTCGCGGACGTACCGGACCGGCAGGCCGGCGGCGTGGGCGATCTGCTCGGTGCCGGCGTCCGCCGGCAGGTTGAGGTGGGTGGTGAGCCGGCGCCGGGTGGCGTCGCGCAGCACCAGCATCGACTCGTCGCGGGCCCGGGCGATGGCGTAGAGGCGGGCGTGGCCGAGCATCGTCTCGTTCGCCGGGACCTGTGAGGGCAGCGGTTCGGCGACCGGGGCGCCGAGGCGGCGGGCGGCCGCGACGGCCAGCGCGATCAGGATGAGCACCAGCAGCAGCAGGGTGGCCCAGAACGTGGACGGCAGCGAGTTGAGCAACGGGTCGTCGCGCAGCGAACTGCCGCCCCCGGCGCTGCTGTCGCCCTCGCCTTCCCCGTCGCCTTCGCCTTCCGCTTCGCCCTGGCCGTCGCCCTCGCCCGGTTCGCCGTAGCCGCCGTCACCGTCGCCGTAGTAGTCGTCGTCGTAGTAGTCGTCGGTGGCGTCGGGGTCCGGCGTGTACTCGAACGTCGGCTGGGTGGGCGGCGGTGTCGTCGGGGTGACGTCCGGCTCGTGCACGTCCAGCCACACCACCCGGGTGTCGCGCGACAGCAGCCCGACGGCGAGCGGGGCGTTGCCGTGCTCGGCGATCCGGTCGTCGCGGAACGGGTCGGGGGAGCCGGCCACCGTCACGAACAGGCCGTTGTGGCTGAACGACACCAGTCCGCCGGCGTAGCAGGTGGTGCCGACGTCGGCCTGGTACTCGGTGCGCAGCACGGCGGCCGGGCCGGCGGCCGCGGCGACCGGGTCGGCGCAGCCGGGGTCGGTGACCGTGCTGGTCCAGTGGCTGCCCTCGACCGTGACCGGCCAGTCGATGCGGCGCAGTGTCAGCTCGGACGGGGCGACCGCGACGATGTTCGTGCCGCGCGGCAGTTTCCGCAGCTCGGGCAGGTCGGCCAGGTCGGGGGTGGAGAGGAACAGGGTGGCCCGGCCGGCCTTGGTGACGGCGCTGACGGCCTGCTCGGTGGTGGTGGCTCGCTCGACGGTGACGCCCTCGGCGACCAGGCGTTCGGCCAGGGTGCCGCCGCTGATCTGCTGGACGTGCACCGGCGTCAGGTATTCGGGGTCGTCGGGGTCGGGTTGTTCGACGGCGTGCACGATCAGGGTGCCGGTGACCGCGGCGGTCAGCAGCCCGAACGGGATCGCGACCCGCATCCAGCGTTTCATCGGTCGGCTCCCGGTCCGGGTTGCAGGGCGGCGCGCACCTCGGCGGTCATCTCCCGCATCTTCTCGTCCTCGCCGCGGCCGGCCGGGCGGTGGCCGTACCAGATCTCGGAGAACAGGCCGGTGGCGCCGGTCAGCGGGGGGCTGAGTCGCGGGCGGCCGGTGCTCGCGGCGGTGGTCAGTTCGGCGGCGGTGGTGCCGGGTTCGGGGTCGATCACGCCGGCGCGGGTGAGGTCGGCGACGGTGTCGCGCAGGCGTTCGCGGATGGCTTCGGCGTAGCGGCCCTCGGAGGCCAGCCGGTCAGCCGTCGACTGCCGTACCAGAGCCGGGGCTTTTGTTTCTTTGCGCTTCTTATCTGCTTTGGCCGATTTGAGAACGGGTTCCTTCTTCTTCCCGTGCTTCGCCTTCTTCTTGCGGCGCCACCGCTTCCAGCTCGGCTTTTTCCAGGTGAATCGGGGCAACCGCCACGACACCCACGCCGGATGCCAGTACCAGAGCGCCGCGACCAGGCCGGTCACCGCGAGCAGGATCAACAGCATCAGGCCGGGCGGGATCACCTCGAAGACCCGGCCCAGGAACTCGTCGTACCCTCTCATCGCTTGGCCACCACCAGTGCCGCCGTCCCGTCCTCGCCGCGGCTGCGGGCCCGGCCCACCGCGATGTCCAGCCCTTCGGTACGAATCCGTGTCTCCGCCACCAGCACCGCGTCCAGGCAGGCCAGCGCCGCGTAGGCGATCGTGTTGGCGAACGCCCACGCGGCCGGCACCGCCCACACCATCCACGTCTGCGACCCCGGGATCGTGCCCAGCGTCTCGGCGACCGCCGTCCAGCCGGTGCCCAGCGCGAACCGGATCGCCAGCCACACGCCGTAGCCGAGCAGCCGCAACCCACCGGCGCGCATCCCGGCCCGGGTCGACAGGGCCGCGGACCGGCCGACGGCGATCATCGGGTTCCGGGCCCGTTCGAACGTGAGCACGGCCGGGGCCAGCCCGAACAGCGCCCAGATCAGGATCAGCCCGAGGAAGCCGCCGAACGTGGCCGCGTACGCCACGGCGCCCAGCACGAGGGCGAGCGGGATCGCCGCCAGCGGCCGGTAGCGGCGCCAGACCTCGAAGTGCGAGACCGTCCGGCCGAGCAGCGCCGGGCCGGCGGCGGCGCCCGCGTACGCGCCGAGCAGCGCGATCACGAACGCCTCCATGGCGAACCCGGCGGAGATCATCATCCACCAGGGCAGGGACGGCTCGTCCGGCCAGTAGATCGGCGGGTCCAGATCCAGCATCGCCCGCCAGACGAACAGCACCGCCTGCTCGAGAATCGCCAGGGGCGCGGCCACGGCGAGCAGCGGCAGTGCCCGCTGCCGAAGCAGCGCCACCGCGGCGTCCAGGGTCTCGCCCCCGGTCATCGCCCTCATGGGAACGATTGCCGTCTCCCCGTTCGCCCGCATGGCGGGCATCCTAGGTGAACCGCGCCGCCACCCGTACGGGTGGTCTGGCAAGGTTTCGATCATGCGACTCTCGATCTGGCCCAGCGCGTCCCAGCCGTACGCCGGCATCCTGGAGGTGGCCCGGCATGCGGCCGACACCGGCTGGGACGGCGTCTACATCGCCGACCACTTCATGCCGAACCTGCCGATCGGCCAACGGCCCGAAACTCCGATGCTGGAGGCCGGTTCGCTGGCCGCCGCCCTGGGCGCGGCGATCCCGCGGGTGCGCATCGGCACGCTCGTCTACGGCAACACCTACCGGCATCCGGCGGTGCTGGCGAACATGGCCGCCACCGTCGACCACATCACCGGCGGCCGGTTCGTCTTCGGTGTCGGCGCCGGCTGGCAGGTCAACGAACACCACCAGTACGGCATCGACCTGCCCCCGGTGAAACAGCTGCTGGACCGGTTCGTCGAGGCGTTGCAGGTGTGGCACGGCCTGCTGCGCACCCCGACCACCGACTTCACCGGCGAGTACTACCAGCTCACCGGCGCGGTCTGCGAACCCAAGCCGGTCCAGGACCCGTTGCCCATCCTGATCGGCGCCAAGGGCGAGAAACGGATGCTCAAGGTCGTCGCCGAATACGCCGACCTGTGGAACACGTGGGGCCTGCCGGACACGATCGCCCACAAGTCGCGGATCCTCGACGAGCACTGCGCCACCGTCGGCCGCGACCCTCGCGCGATCGGCCGGACCGCGCAGGCGCTGGTCGTCGCCGACGGCCCGCTGCCGCAGCACCTGCCGGTCCCGGTCTACGGCGGCTCCGCCTCCGAGATCGCCCGCACCGTCGACGGCTACCGCGCGATCGGCCTCGACGAGCTGATCATCCCGGACGGCCTGCTCGGCACGGGCGCCGAGCGGCTCAAGGCCCTCGACACCATCCAGGCCGTCGTGCGTTCCTAAAACCTTTCTCCGGTACGGGCTACGCGAACCCGCCGTACAAGATTCGCGATCGTCTGCCCGGCGGGCCTTGTGCCGCGCCCGCCGGGCAGACCTGCCACGCGAGCTCACCCCGAACGAAAGTCGTGCGCTGATCAGCCCCGGGCGGTCCAGGTGGACAGCCACGTGGTCAGGGCGGTGTGGTCGGCCAGGCGGAAGTCGCCGTGCGGGTCCCAGCGGATCCAGTCCGGACTCAGCAGGCCCAGGGTGACCAGGGGACGGCTGTCGACGTCGTGGAGTTCGAGCCACAGGTCGGGCCACTGCATCCAGTCCATCACGTCAGCGTGCGGGTCGGCGCGCAGGGCCTCGACCAGTGAGGTCACGGCCTCGTAGCGGGTGAGGTCGGCGAGTGGGGTGGACGGATCGGTCAGGACGCGGACGCGGCCGGTGTCGCGGATCAGGTGGGCGAGGTCGGCTGCGGTCGGGTGCATTCGATCATGGTGGCAGGCCTGGACCACCGATTCGCGCCGGTGGGCGCGCCGCGGCCCGCCGGTGGCAGGTGCTCGCGGGTCTGGTCCCGGTAGAGCGCGTAGCCCGTACCGGAAAGGGTTTGCTTAGATCGGCGGGTGACGATCAAAAGCCGGGTGCGCCGCGCCTATCGGGCCGGTACGCGCCTGGATCTGGCCGGCCGGACCGTGGAGGCGGCGTTTCTGGCCGGGCTGTTGCGGGGGCCGGGCCGCCTGGATCTGGCCAATGCGCGGATCACCGGCGCCCTGGATCTGACCGGCATGCGGATCGAGGCGCCGGTCCGGTTGCGGCGGTGTGTGTTCGAGCGGGAGTTGTGCCTGGATCACGCCGAGCTGTTGTCGGTGAACCTGGACGAGTGTGTGCTGCCCGGGATCGAGGCCGACGGGCTGCGGGTGGCGGGTGACTTCGCGGGCCGGGATCTGAGCGTCGGTGGCGACATCTGGATGTTGCCGGCCCGTATCGACGGGACCGTGGAGCTGGATCGCAGTGTCGTGCAG includes these proteins:
- a CDS encoding DUF4350 domain-containing protein, whose translation is MKRWMRVAIPFGLLTAAVTGTLIVHAVEQPDPDDPEYLTPVHVQQISGGTLAERLVAEGVTVERATTTEQAVSAVTKAGRATLFLSTPDLADLPELRKLPRGTNIVAVAPSELTLRRIDWPVTVEGSHWTSTVTDPGCADPVAAAAGPAAVLRTEYQADVGTTCYAGGLVSFSHNGLFVTVAGSPDPFRDDRIAEHGNAPLAVGLLSRDTRVVWLDVHEPDVTPTTPPPTQPTFEYTPDPDATDDYYDDDYYGDGDGGYGEPGEGDGQGEAEGEGDGEGEGDSSAGGGSSLRDDPLLNSLPSTFWATLLLLVLILIALAVAAARRLGAPVAEPLPSQVPANETMLGHARLYAIARARDESMLVLRDATRRRLTTHLNLPADAGTEQIAHAAGLPVRYVRDILDRDPPESNSDLVEAATLLQGLVRDVTGTHPEEGDPS
- a CDS encoding DUF4129 domain-containing protein: MRGYDEFLGRVFEVIPPGLMLLILLAVTGLVAALWYWHPAWVSWRLPRFTWKKPSWKRWRRKKKAKHGKKKEPVLKSAKADKKRKETKAPALVRQSTADRLASEGRYAEAIRERLRDTVADLTRAGVIDPEPGTTAAELTTAASTGRPRLSPPLTGATGLFSEIWYGHRPAGRGEDEKMREMTAEVRAALQPGPGADR
- a CDS encoding LLM class flavin-dependent oxidoreductase, which encodes MRLSIWPSASQPYAGILEVARHAADTGWDGVYIADHFMPNLPIGQRPETPMLEAGSLAAALGAAIPRVRIGTLVYGNTYRHPAVLANMAATVDHITGGRFVFGVGAGWQVNEHHQYGIDLPPVKQLLDRFVEALQVWHGLLRTPTTDFTGEYYQLTGAVCEPKPVQDPLPILIGAKGEKRMLKVVAEYADLWNTWGLPDTIAHKSRILDEHCATVGRDPRAIGRTAQALVVADGPLPQHLPVPVYGGSASEIARTVDGYRAIGLDELIIPDGLLGTGAERLKALDTIQAVVRS
- a CDS encoding AAA family ATPase; the encoded protein is MTTDSPHAREALSRLRAEVGKAVVGQDAVVNGVLVALLCGGHVLLEGVPGVAKTLLIRALSTALDLDTKRVQFTPDLMPGDVTGSLIYDAHSAAFNFRAGPVFTNLLLADEINRTPPKTQAALLEAMEERQVTIDGNPRPLPQPFLVAATQNPIEYEGTYPLPEAQLDRFLLKLSVPLPQRDEELNILRAHHRGFDPRDLKSVGIQPVAGPADLISGRYAVQRVAVADPVIAYIVDLCRATRTAPALELGASPRGATALLAVSKANAWLNGRDYVVPDDVKAFAVPTLRHRVRLRADAELDGATVEGVLATVLAAVPAPR
- a CDS encoding DUF58 domain-containing protein encodes the protein MVTRRFALLLALGLPAPVLLPQPWLALAAVFGFALLLALLDAAAAGPLTGIRLERAGERTVWLGGSATVTLTVANTSRRTVRLRLRDSWVPSAGAAPLYHRLTLTPKAAKTVATVLTPTRHGDRPAVRVTLRSSGPLGLAYRQRRQGWNEKLTPPWTLRVLPRFPSRRILPEKLARLRVVDGSAVTRGRGHGTEFDNLREYVIGDDVRSIDWRASARAHDVVVRTWRPERDRRVFCVLDTGRTSAVRIGDAPRLDACIDAALLLSVLATRADDRVDLLALDAAVRARVEGGGHRSKLGRLINGMASLHPELAETDFTLLGQEMLRRDRKRALLVIFTALDTAPMIAGLLPILPKLATRHKVIVAGVRDPIVTRLAELPADASATDVHQAAAAHRVLAERDRVRDVLAHSGATVVDADAGDFAARVADVYLLLKASGRL